A part of Bacillus thuringiensis genomic DNA contains:
- a CDS encoding MBL fold metallo-hydrolase — protein MKWIQMPLGPLQTNAYILTNDQNECIIFDPGHEGEKLVTYLQEEQLKPLAVLLTHAHFDHIGAVDAVRDAFHIPVYVHKEEADWLGDATVNGSQIFMMNRSITAKPADRIIDAEGALAIGSFNFEIFETPGHSPGSISYYCKEANAVFSGDVLFQMSIGRTDLPGGSFAELIGSIEEKLFVLPDETAVLCGHGPETSIGFEKENNPFLQ, from the coding sequence ATGAAATGGATACAAATGCCGTTAGGCCCATTACAAACGAATGCTTATATTTTAACGAATGATCAAAATGAGTGTATTATCTTTGATCCTGGTCACGAAGGAGAGAAACTCGTTACATATTTACAAGAAGAACAATTAAAGCCACTGGCTGTTTTATTAACACATGCTCACTTCGATCATATTGGTGCTGTTGATGCGGTAAGAGACGCTTTTCATATTCCTGTGTACGTACATAAAGAAGAAGCAGATTGGTTAGGCGATGCAACTGTAAATGGCTCTCAAATTTTTATGATGAATCGTAGCATTACAGCAAAACCAGCAGATCGTATTATTGATGCAGAAGGTGCATTAGCAATTGGTTCATTTAATTTTGAAATATTTGAGACGCCAGGACATTCTCCGGGCAGTATTTCTTATTATTGTAAAGAGGCGAATGCTGTATTTTCTGGAGATGTATTGTTCCAAATGAGCATCGGAAGAACAGATTTACCTGGTGGGAGTTTTGCTGAATTGATTGGAAGTATTGAAGAAAAATTATTTGTGTTACCAGATGAAACAGCGGTGTTATGTGGACATGGTCCAGAAACAAGCATTGGTTTTGAAAAAGAAAATAATCCATTTTTACAGTAA
- a CDS encoding 5-formyltetrahydrofolate cyclo-ligase, whose amino-acid sequence MREEKLRLRKQIIEHMNSLSEERYTTLSEQIAFSLYAQKEWAEAKTIGITLSMENEVNTYPIIEKAWEEGKKVVVPKCNKGTRTMSFRQISNFDQLETVYMNLREPIPALTEEVGADDIDLQIVPGVAYTGRGERIGYGGGYYDRYLVHYKGKTLSLAYGFQMVEHIPVEPFDKNVEKIITEKGTMVKNGLV is encoded by the coding sequence GTGAGAGAAGAGAAACTACGTTTACGTAAACAAATAATAGAGCACATGAATTCTTTATCAGAAGAACGGTATACAACTTTATCAGAGCAAATTGCATTTTCGTTGTATGCGCAAAAAGAGTGGGCTGAAGCTAAAACAATCGGAATCACTCTCTCAATGGAAAATGAAGTGAATACATATCCTATTATCGAAAAAGCTTGGGAAGAGGGAAAGAAAGTTGTTGTTCCGAAGTGTAATAAAGGAACAAGAACAATGTCCTTCCGACAAATTAGTAATTTTGATCAATTAGAAACAGTGTATATGAATTTACGTGAACCAATTCCAGCGCTTACGGAAGAAGTGGGTGCAGATGACATTGATCTTCAAATCGTGCCGGGCGTAGCTTATACAGGGCGAGGAGAACGGATTGGATATGGCGGTGGCTATTATGATCGTTATCTCGTGCATTATAAAGGGAAAACGCTATCATTAGCTTATGGTTTTCAAATGGTGGAACATATTCCAGTAGAGCCGTTTGATAAAAATGTAGAAAAAATTATTACAGAAAAAGGAACAATGGTTAAAAATGGGCTTGTATAG
- a CDS encoding YqgQ family protein gives MVSIYDIQQLLKKFGTIIYTGDRIADLQLMQDELRELNQSQLIDPQDYQTALFLLKQEIQKELNKN, from the coding sequence ATGGTATCTATTTATGATATTCAGCAATTGCTAAAGAAATTTGGTACGATTATTTATACGGGTGATCGAATTGCAGATTTACAATTAATGCAAGATGAATTGCGTGAATTAAATCAATCACAGCTAATCGATCCACAAGACTATCAAACAGCTTTATTTTTATTGAAGCAAGAAATTCAAAAAGAGCTAAATAAGAATTAG
- a CDS encoding DUF2759 domain-containing protein, translating to MGLVIIFALVTLLAVFATLRTLREKNLFAGGFAIATVLVFGWFTIMTVLYNGYPPAA from the coding sequence ATGGGCCTTGTTATTATTTTTGCGCTAGTCACTCTGTTAGCTGTATTTGCTACGCTTAGAACACTTCGCGAAAAAAACTTATTCGCGGGCGGCTTTGCAATTGCAACTGTACTCGTTTTCGGATGGTTTACGATCATGACTGTTCTATATAACGGGTACCCACCAGCAGCTTAA
- the rpmG gene encoding 50S ribosomal protein L33 has translation MRVNITLACTECGDRNYISKKNKRNNAERIELKKYCKRDKKSTLHRETK, from the coding sequence ATGCGTGTGAATATTACTCTAGCATGTACAGAATGCGGAGATCGTAACTATATCTCAAAGAAAAACAAACGTAACAACGCTGAGCGTATCGAGCTTAAAAAGTATTGCAAGCGTGACAAGAAGTCTACGTTACACCGTGAAACAAAGTAA
- the glcK gene encoding glucokinase: protein MEEKWLVGVDLGGTTIKLAFINVYGEILHKWEIPTNTNEQGKHITLDVAKAIDKKLEELGELKSKLIGIGMGAPGPVHVASGMIYEAVNLGWKNYPLKDLLEVETGLPVVIDNDANLAALGEMWKGAGEGAKDLICMTLGTGVGGGVIANGEIVHGVSGAAGEIGHITVVTENAFPCNCGKSGCLETVASATGIVRVAMQKIQETDKESMLRSMLAEEGRITSKDVFEALEQGDELAGEVVEKVASYLGLAVANLASTLNPEKIVIGGGVSKAGDALLEPIQRYFEQYAFSRAVKSTKLAIAILGNDAGVIGGAWLVKKHKYEAKMV, encoded by the coding sequence ATGGAAGAGAAATGGTTAGTTGGTGTTGACCTTGGTGGTACAACGATTAAATTAGCATTTATTAATGTGTACGGTGAAATTTTACATAAGTGGGAAATCCCTACGAATACAAATGAGCAAGGAAAACATATTACGCTTGATGTAGCGAAAGCTATTGATAAAAAGTTAGAAGAGTTAGGCGAATTGAAAAGCAAGTTAATCGGTATTGGTATGGGAGCTCCTGGTCCTGTACACGTGGCATCTGGAATGATTTACGAAGCGGTTAACTTAGGATGGAAAAACTATCCGTTAAAAGATTTATTAGAAGTAGAAACAGGATTACCTGTTGTTATTGATAATGATGCAAACTTAGCAGCGCTTGGTGAAATGTGGAAAGGTGCTGGTGAAGGAGCAAAAGATTTAATTTGTATGACACTTGGCACTGGTGTTGGCGGCGGTGTAATTGCCAATGGTGAGATTGTACACGGCGTAAGCGGTGCTGCTGGTGAGATTGGACACATTACAGTCGTTACAGAAAATGCTTTCCCATGTAATTGCGGGAAGTCTGGTTGCCTAGAAACAGTAGCATCTGCAACAGGTATTGTGCGTGTTGCTATGCAAAAAATACAAGAGACTGATAAAGAGAGTATGCTACGTTCTATGTTAGCAGAAGAAGGGCGTATTACATCAAAAGATGTATTTGAAGCGCTTGAACAAGGTGACGAGCTAGCGGGCGAAGTAGTAGAAAAAGTAGCTTCTTATTTAGGATTAGCTGTAGCGAACCTTGCTAGTACGTTGAACCCAGAGAAAATTGTTATTGGCGGTGGTGTGTCTAAAGCTGGAGATGCACTATTAGAGCCAATTCAACGTTATTTCGAGCAATATGCTTTCTCGCGTGCTGTAAAGAGCACGAAGTTAGCGATTGCAATACTTGGTAATGATGCAGGTGTTATCGGAGGAGCTTGGCTTGTAAAAAAGCACAAATACGAAGCGAAGATGGTATAA